A single region of the Rhodospirillales bacterium genome encodes:
- a CDS encoding HEPN domain-containing protein, with amino-acid sequence MSEDDDRAAAQWSEALRWFAYVDQDLQAAELCAAAEPLLLGPGAYHCQQAAEKLIKGLLVAAATRFPKIHDIKSLAHRAAADYPELADAMMALADLTVWGLAYRYPAEEEDISDTPTVGRVCEAIAQLQSLKTIAMALGPKNEPDRDGGE; translated from the coding sequence GCGTTGGTTTGCATATGTCGACCAGGACCTGCAGGCGGCCGAACTTTGCGCCGCGGCCGAGCCTCTCCTCCTCGGCCCCGGTGCCTACCATTGCCAGCAAGCGGCCGAGAAGCTGATCAAGGGACTGCTCGTCGCGGCCGCCACGCGGTTCCCGAAGATCCACGACATCAAAAGCTTGGCCCACCGCGCGGCGGCCGATTACCCGGAGTTGGCGGATGCCATGATGGCACTCGCAGACCTTACCGTCTGGGGCCTGGCGTACCGGTATCCAGCCGAGGAAGAAGACATTTCGGACACCCCGACGGTGGGGCGCGTTTGCGAGGCAATTGCGCAACTGCAGTCGCTCAAGACAATCGCAATGGCACTGGGCCCGAAGAACGAACCGGACCGTGATGGAGGAGAATAA
- the queG gene encoding tRNA epoxyqueuosine(34) reductase QueG: MSPTSETEERPKTDIRSQALSFGFDAVGFADAVGDPADGERLRAYLAEGRHGDMDWMERTAERRADPQMLWPEARSAIVVGVNYGPVDDPLAAQAEADRGAISVYARGRDYHDVLKKRLKAFARAVQERQGGDVKVFVDTAPVMEKPLAARAGLGWVGKHTNLVSRRFGSWLFLGEVLTTLELPPDPPGMDLCGRCRRCLDACPTGALPEPYRIEPRRCISYLTIEHQGAIDPDLRALMGNRVYGCDDCLAVCPWNRFAMPTRHADLEARPELTLPAIADLAQLDDVGFRSLFARTAAKRTGRERFMRNVAIAAGNSGHAGLRGTIDGLAADASVMVRDAAAWALSRLGGLGDKPTDDRT; this comes from the coding sequence ATGTCCCCAACATCGGAGACCGAAGAACGGCCGAAGACTGATATTCGCAGCCAAGCCCTGTCTTTCGGCTTCGATGCCGTAGGCTTTGCGGACGCTGTCGGCGACCCGGCGGATGGCGAGCGTCTTCGCGCCTATCTCGCCGAGGGCCGACATGGCGACATGGACTGGATGGAGAGAACGGCGGAGCGGCGCGCCGATCCCCAGATGCTGTGGCCGGAGGCGCGCTCCGCCATCGTTGTCGGCGTCAATTACGGACCCGTGGACGATCCGCTGGCGGCGCAAGCCGAGGCGGATCGCGGCGCCATCAGCGTCTACGCGCGCGGCCGCGACTACCATGACGTCCTCAAGAAGCGGCTGAAGGCGTTCGCTCGGGCGGTGCAGGAGCGGCAAGGCGGCGACGTCAAGGTGTTCGTGGACACCGCGCCGGTAATGGAGAAGCCACTGGCGGCGCGAGCCGGCCTCGGTTGGGTCGGCAAGCACACCAATCTTGTGTCCCGACGCTTCGGCTCATGGCTGTTCCTCGGTGAAGTGCTGACAACCCTGGAATTGCCGCCCGACCCGCCGGGGATGGATCTGTGCGGACGGTGCCGTCGCTGTCTGGATGCGTGCCCGACGGGTGCGCTGCCGGAGCCCTACCGCATAGAGCCGCGGCGGTGCATCTCATACCTGACCATCGAGCATCAGGGCGCAATCGATCCGGACCTGAGGGCGCTGATGGGCAATCGCGTCTATGGTTGCGACGACTGCCTGGCAGTGTGCCCCTGGAACAGGTTCGCGATGCCAACTCGGCACGCTGACCTGGAGGCGCGCCCGGAATTGACCCTGCCTGCCATCGCCGATCTCGCGCAACTGGACGACGTTGGGTTCCGGTCACTGTTCGCACGCACCGCCGCCAAGCGGACCGGACGCGAGCGCTTCATGCGTAACGTCGCCATCGCGGCCGGTAATAGCGGCCATGCCGGCCTGAGGGGGACGATCGACGGCCTCGCGGCGGATGCCTCGGTCATGGTGCGCGACGCCGCCGCTTGGGCTCTAAGCCGCCTCGGTGGGCTCGGCGACAAACCGACGGATGATCGAACCTGA
- the terL gene encoding phage terminase large subunit, whose product MTRGFVSFPEFVWIWNHCQGLSTPSLHVGIAVWLYERWQEKDRRLLVLAFRNSGKSTLIGLFCAWLFSVDQNRRILVLAAEHSLAAKMVRNVKRIIESHPLTAGLKPKRADQWASDQFTIRRTAVFRDPSMLAKGIEANITGLRADAVICDDVEVPNTCGTPARRQVLRSRLQEVEYVLVPDGLQVFVGTPHTRDSIYFPTESLVEQKTEQGIGSEFKRLEIPIVDNSGQSQWPERYPLNIIEEIKNRTGPAKFESQMLLRPRNIREARLDADYVRMYDQELQYTEANGQAILSIGLKRLVSASCWWDPAFGSPNKGDSSVVSVVFTDEDGQYYLHDILYVKHNPDIVKDVDEASQQCRQVAQFVHRNYLPHVCVEVNGIGKFLPGLLRREIRNQRISCAVLERVAVQTKDLRILDAFDAVLASGRLLAHRRVWDTPFLDEMREWRPGEGNSDDGLDAVAGCLLDEPIRLPYQLPNTSAPTSAKNNWRPGGGVFLVDTDFAV is encoded by the coding sequence ATGACCCGAGGGTTTGTCAGTTTTCCGGAGTTTGTGTGGATTTGGAATCACTGCCAGGGCCTGTCCACGCCATCGCTGCATGTCGGAATAGCCGTTTGGCTTTATGAGCGTTGGCAAGAAAAAGACCGGCGTCTTCTTGTCTTGGCGTTTCGCAACTCCGGTAAATCCACGTTGATCGGCTTGTTTTGCGCCTGGCTATTTTCGGTGGACCAGAACCGCCGGATTTTGGTATTGGCCGCTGAACATTCTCTGGCCGCCAAGATGGTGCGCAACGTAAAGAGAATTATCGAAAGTCATCCCCTGACGGCTGGGCTGAAGCCCAAACGTGCGGACCAATGGGCGTCGGATCAATTTACGATCCGGCGCACGGCGGTGTTTCGCGATCCGTCTATGCTCGCCAAAGGGATCGAAGCGAATATCACTGGTCTTCGCGCTGACGCCGTCATCTGTGATGATGTTGAAGTGCCAAACACCTGCGGAACACCGGCCAGACGTCAGGTCTTGCGGAGCCGTCTTCAGGAGGTCGAGTACGTTCTTGTGCCTGACGGCCTCCAGGTCTTTGTGGGCACGCCGCATACTCGCGACTCCATCTACTTTCCCACAGAAAGCTTGGTGGAGCAGAAGACGGAACAGGGGATCGGCAGCGAGTTCAAGCGACTGGAGATACCAATCGTCGACAATAGCGGACAGAGCCAATGGCCGGAACGGTATCCGCTCAACATCATCGAAGAGATCAAAAACCGGACCGGACCCGCAAAGTTCGAGAGCCAGATGCTTCTGCGTCCGAGAAACATCCGCGAGGCCCGGCTGGATGCCGACTACGTGCGAATGTACGATCAAGAATTACAATACACCGAGGCGAACGGTCAAGCGATCTTAAGTATTGGGCTGAAGCGGCTCGTATCCGCCTCATGTTGGTGGGACCCCGCTTTCGGTTCGCCCAACAAGGGCGACTCAAGCGTCGTTTCGGTGGTTTTCACTGATGAAGACGGACAGTACTACCTACATGACATTTTATACGTTAAACATAATCCCGACATTGTAAAGGATGTTGACGAAGCTTCGCAACAGTGCCGGCAAGTCGCGCAGTTTGTGCACCGGAATTACCTGCCGCACGTTTGTGTTGAAGTCAATGGCATTGGGAAGTTTCTGCCGGGCTTGCTGCGCCGGGAGATAAGAAATCAGCGCATTTCGTGTGCGGTTTTGGAACGGGTTGCGGTGCAAACCAAGGATTTGCGAATTCTCGACGCTTTCGATGCAGTGCTTGCTTCTGGACGGCTTCTCGCCCACAGGCGTGTCTGGGACACACCATTTTTAGATGAAATGCGGGAATGGCGTCCCGGGGAAGGGAACAGCGACGACGGGCTGGACGCCGTCGCAGGCTGCCTGCTTGATGAACCGATAAGGTTGCCGTACCAGCTCCCAAACACCAGCGCCCCTACGTCAGCGAAAAACAACTGGCGTCCGGGTGGCGGCGTGTTCCTGGTCGACACCGACTTCGCGGTCTGA
- a CDS encoding head-tail connector protein: protein MTLETNMNELATQKATLDRYARAQQRRSAWTGFWDECYEFALPQFGGSASPHRAAATKIDRLFDGTAPDAVDQLAATLLAHVTPPSSRWFALDVGPDVDAAHGQITAAELERSTRLLHSHFERSNFAVEIHQCFLDLVTAGTASLLFEEAAAGNPSAFRLAAVPLAQIALEEGEDGRLDATFRKTQLSLSQVLARFPNAQCIDDIRKLALNDPNASIGVLEAVTPEDGGYSYLAFAETSVCPASGMRILANGHFRASPFINFRWSKAPGEIYGRSPVMKALPDIKTANKAVELVLKNASIAVTGIWQADDDGVLNPATIKLVPGTIIPKAVGSAGLKPLEAPGRFDVSEIVLDQVRSRIRKALLVDQLGFVNGPRMTATEVLERSAEMARVLGATYGRLQSEFLVPLLRRAIAILTRRGEIADIPVDGRIATINFTSPHARHQAQHDAHNTMLWLSAVREMGSEAFAIVDQVAAAKWLGRAFSVPGELIRDNDLMSGRAAEASRQIDASVLGPDEVVDPQAEALDLPLSGES, encoded by the coding sequence ATGACACTGGAAACTAATATGAACGAGCTTGCAACACAGAAAGCGACACTGGACCGCTACGCAAGAGCGCAACAGCGGCGGTCGGCCTGGACCGGTTTCTGGGACGAATGCTACGAGTTTGCTCTACCACAGTTTGGTGGATCCGCCTCGCCCCATCGTGCAGCGGCAACGAAGATTGACCGCCTATTTGACGGAACGGCTCCTGATGCCGTCGACCAGTTGGCCGCTACCTTGCTGGCACACGTTACGCCACCTTCATCGCGCTGGTTCGCACTGGATGTCGGTCCCGACGTCGACGCCGCACATGGGCAAATTACTGCAGCCGAATTGGAGAGATCCACGCGGTTATTGCATTCTCACTTCGAGAGATCAAATTTCGCCGTCGAAATTCATCAATGTTTTCTTGACTTGGTAACGGCTGGAACTGCGTCGCTGCTGTTCGAGGAAGCAGCGGCGGGAAATCCGTCTGCGTTTCGTCTTGCTGCGGTACCGCTGGCCCAGATCGCATTGGAAGAAGGGGAAGATGGCCGCCTCGACGCGACATTCCGAAAGACGCAGCTGTCCTTGAGCCAAGTGCTCGCGCGCTTTCCCAATGCGCAATGTATCGACGATATTCGCAAGCTCGCGCTGAACGATCCCAACGCTTCGATCGGCGTTTTGGAAGCGGTGACACCGGAGGACGGCGGCTACTCATACCTGGCATTTGCCGAAACGAGCGTATGCCCGGCGAGCGGCATGCGGATATTGGCAAACGGCCACTTCCGGGCGTCGCCTTTCATCAACTTTCGGTGGTCGAAGGCGCCGGGCGAGATTTACGGCCGATCCCCGGTCATGAAGGCCTTACCGGATATCAAAACCGCCAACAAGGCCGTCGAGTTGGTGTTGAAGAACGCCTCGATCGCGGTGACCGGCATCTGGCAGGCCGATGACGACGGCGTTCTCAATCCAGCCACGATCAAGCTTGTGCCGGGCACCATTATTCCGAAAGCCGTCGGATCAGCGGGGTTGAAGCCGCTGGAGGCACCGGGCCGATTCGACGTGTCCGAGATCGTGCTCGATCAAGTTCGCTCTCGCATTCGCAAAGCTCTGCTCGTCGATCAACTCGGCTTCGTCAATGGCCCACGGATGACGGCAACCGAAGTGCTGGAACGGTCTGCGGAAATGGCTCGCGTTCTGGGCGCCACCTACGGCCGCCTGCAATCTGAGTTCCTGGTACCGTTGCTTCGTAGAGCGATCGCTATCCTGACTCGAAGAGGAGAGATCGCCGACATCCCTGTCGACGGTCGCATCGCGACGATCAACTTCACGTCTCCTCATGCCCGCCATCAAGCTCAGCATGATGCTCATAACACCATGCTCTGGCTGTCGGCGGTACGAGAAATGGGATCCGAGGCTTTCGCTATCGTCGACCAGGTGGCGGCTGCGAAATGGCTGGGACGTGCATTCTCTGTTCCTGGAGAACTCATCCGCGACAATGACCTGATGTCGGGGCGCGCTGCTGAAGCGTCACGGCAAATCGATGCGAGCGTGCTGGGCCCAGACGAGGTTGTTGACCCTCAAGCGGAGGCACTGGATCTCCCGCTCTCAGGGGAAAGCTGA
- a CDS encoding helix-turn-helix transcriptional regulator: MLRHGDIWRAIDRLAAEHGMSPSGLARRAGLDPTTFNKSKRITRDGKQRWPSTESISKVLEATGASVSEFLVHVTEGSANQPHMNVPVIGLAQAGIQGFFDDAGFPVGGAWDEIPFPDIGDAHAYALEISGESMEPVYREGDIIIVAPQASIRRGDRVVLKTREGEVMAKLLRRQTAHKYELESFNPEHEARLVDRDEVDWIARIVWASQ; the protein is encoded by the coding sequence ATGTTGAGACATGGAGACATCTGGCGCGCGATTGACCGGTTGGCGGCCGAGCATGGCATGTCGCCTTCAGGCTTGGCGCGCCGTGCCGGGCTGGATCCGACGACCTTCAACAAGAGTAAGCGGATCACCAGGGACGGCAAACAACGGTGGCCGAGCACAGAAAGTATTTCCAAGGTATTGGAGGCTACTGGCGCGTCGGTTAGTGAATTTCTGGTCCATGTCACGGAGGGCAGCGCGAATCAGCCGCACATGAATGTTCCGGTCATCGGACTCGCTCAAGCCGGCATCCAGGGGTTTTTTGACGATGCCGGTTTCCCTGTAGGCGGGGCGTGGGATGAAATCCCATTTCCAGATATCGGAGATGCACATGCCTACGCTTTGGAGATAAGTGGCGAAAGCATGGAGCCGGTGTACCGGGAAGGGGACATCATCATCGTTGCTCCTCAGGCTAGCATCCGCCGGGGAGATCGGGTGGTGCTGAAAACCCGCGAGGGCGAGGTTATGGCAAAACTGCTGCGCCGCCAAACTGCCCATAAGTACGAGCTTGAGTCGTTCAATCCGGAGCATGAAGCGCGTTTGGTCGATCGAGACGAGGTCGACTGGATCGCCCGCATCGTCTGGGCAAGCCAATGA
- a CDS encoding exodeoxyribonuclease VII large subunit, whose amino-acid sequence MVDHPSTANDEHNVPVFTVGQISSAIRRQIETSFERVRVKGEVSGLRKMASGHLYFSLKDESAVLKGVCWRQAAMRLRIEPEDGLEVIVDGRLTTYGGRSEYQIIADSMQFAGAGALLQLLEDRKRKWAAEGLFAPERKQLVPFLPDVVGIVTSPTGAALRDILHRLGARSPCRVLVWPAAVQGDGAAAQVAAGIAGLNTLSRGGAIPRPDVVIVARGGGSVEDLWPFNEEAVVRAAAACDIPLISAVGHETDTTLLDYAADLRAPTPTAAAELAVPVRLELSTQLTTLETRLVRAVRRLIGNHQVNVEGFGRGLPRPAQLVQETQQRLDDWSDRLFKCALVGVHRRRLVVEGQAGRLVDPRKLIVHNQERVASAARALLVSMSAFLQRHGDRLQHVNALLSSLSYMRTLERGFALVYDVNAHTVSSAQQLQQSMPLMLKFKDGERNVIVTNRRSGLRVSQVQGKPSGSQGTLL is encoded by the coding sequence ATGGTCGATCATCCTAGCACCGCCAACGACGAGCACAACGTGCCGGTCTTTACCGTGGGGCAGATCTCGTCTGCGATAAGGCGCCAGATCGAAACCTCGTTCGAGCGGGTGCGCGTAAAAGGGGAAGTCAGCGGTCTGCGCAAAATGGCGTCCGGCCATCTTTATTTCTCGCTGAAGGACGAGAGCGCCGTCCTCAAGGGCGTGTGCTGGCGTCAGGCCGCTATGCGGCTCCGGATCGAGCCGGAAGATGGGCTTGAAGTAATCGTTGATGGACGCTTGACCACCTACGGGGGCAGGTCCGAGTACCAGATTATCGCGGACTCCATGCAGTTCGCGGGCGCGGGCGCACTTCTTCAGCTGCTTGAAGACCGTAAGCGGAAATGGGCAGCCGAGGGCTTGTTCGCTCCCGAGCGTAAGCAGCTTGTTCCGTTTCTGCCCGACGTTGTTGGCATCGTCACGTCTCCCACCGGCGCAGCGCTCCGGGATATTCTGCATCGCCTTGGTGCGCGCTCTCCATGTCGTGTTCTGGTATGGCCCGCTGCGGTGCAGGGCGATGGCGCTGCGGCACAGGTGGCCGCAGGAATTGCGGGGTTAAACACACTTTCGCGCGGCGGAGCGATCCCGCGCCCGGATGTCGTAATTGTCGCGAGGGGTGGCGGTAGCGTCGAAGATCTCTGGCCATTCAATGAAGAAGCCGTCGTAAGAGCAGCCGCTGCATGTGACATCCCGCTCATTTCCGCCGTCGGACACGAGACCGATACCACTCTTCTCGATTACGCCGCAGACTTGCGGGCACCGACACCGACCGCGGCTGCGGAACTTGCCGTGCCGGTGCGATTGGAATTGTCGACGCAGTTGACGACGTTGGAGACCAGGTTAGTCAGAGCGGTTCGTCGGTTGATCGGCAACCACCAAGTCAATGTCGAAGGCTTCGGACGCGGACTTCCACGGCCGGCGCAATTGGTGCAGGAGACACAACAACGCCTTGACGACTGGTCGGATCGCCTTTTCAAATGCGCGTTGGTGGGGGTACACCGCCGACGACTGGTTGTAGAAGGACAGGCCGGACGTCTCGTAGATCCGCGCAAACTCATCGTACACAATCAGGAACGCGTGGCTTCAGCGGCGCGAGCCCTCCTTGTCTCCATGAGCGCATTCCTGCAAAGACATGGCGATCGCTTACAGCATGTTAATGCCCTGCTTTCGAGCTTGTCGTATATGCGGACGCTCGAGCGCGGATTCGCCCTCGTCTATGACGTCAACGCTCACACCGTTTCGAGCGCGCAGCAGTTGCAGCAGAGTATGCCGCTGATGTTGAAGTTCAAGGACGGAGAGCGCAACGTCATCGTGACCAACCGTCGCAGCGGATTAAGAGTTTCGCAAGTTCAAGGCAAACCGAGTGGCAGCCAAGGCACGCTGTTGTAA
- the purD gene encoding phosphoribosylamine--glycine ligase — protein MNVLVVGGGGREHALCWAISRSPMQPAVFCAPGNAGIADVATCINIAADDRDAIVAFSVKQAMDFVVVGPEGPLCSGLIDRLEGAGIKAFGPRRGAAQIEGSKIFMKDLCARTGIPTADYRQFDEPEAAKEYVRSHGVPVVAKADGLASGKGVVICRTENEAYAAIDHILVEGAFGAAGANLVIEQYLEGEEASFLALVDGTDIVPLASSQDHKAACDGDLGPNTGGMGAYSPAPVVTAEMTQVVMDRIMRPAVKELHDIGCSFSGVLYAGLMFTHDGPKLLEFNCRFGDPECQPLLMRMRSDVLDALLACSEGRLGGLVLEWREDAALSVVMAANGYPGYYGRGSEIKGLKKLAGLEDVMVFHAGTEKRDGRILANGGRVLCVTARGRTVAAAQRRAYEAVAEIEWHDGYCRRDIGWRAIVR, from the coding sequence ATGAACGTCCTGGTCGTTGGAGGGGGAGGACGCGAACATGCACTGTGCTGGGCGATCTCCCGCTCGCCAATGCAGCCTGCCGTATTCTGCGCACCCGGTAATGCGGGCATAGCCGATGTCGCAACATGCATCAACATCGCGGCGGATGATCGTGATGCGATTGTGGCTTTTTCGGTGAAGCAGGCGATGGACTTCGTCGTCGTCGGGCCCGAAGGCCCGCTGTGTAGTGGGCTCATCGATCGGCTCGAGGGCGCAGGCATAAAGGCTTTCGGCCCCCGTCGCGGCGCCGCGCAGATAGAAGGGTCGAAGATCTTCATGAAGGATCTGTGTGCCCGCACCGGCATTCCGACGGCGGACTATCGTCAGTTCGATGAGCCGGAAGCGGCGAAAGAGTATGTCCGCTCCCACGGGGTTCCGGTCGTCGCCAAGGCTGATGGTTTGGCATCCGGCAAAGGAGTCGTGATTTGTCGAACGGAGAATGAGGCCTATGCGGCGATTGATCACATACTGGTCGAGGGCGCTTTCGGCGCCGCCGGTGCAAATCTGGTGATTGAACAATATTTGGAAGGTGAGGAAGCGAGCTTTCTTGCGCTCGTCGATGGAACGGACATCGTTCCGTTGGCTTCTTCCCAGGATCACAAAGCAGCCTGCGACGGCGACCTCGGGCCGAACACCGGCGGGATGGGAGCCTATTCACCGGCTCCCGTTGTCACCGCCGAAATGACGCAGGTCGTCATGGATCGCATCATGCGTCCGGCTGTTAAGGAGCTGCACGACATCGGTTGTTCGTTCAGCGGAGTCCTGTATGCCGGCCTCATGTTCACGCATGACGGGCCCAAGTTGCTGGAGTTCAACTGCCGTTTCGGGGATCCGGAGTGCCAGCCGCTGCTCATGCGCATGCGGTCCGATGTGTTGGATGCGCTGCTGGCGTGCAGCGAGGGTCGTCTTGGTGGCCTCGTCCTCGAATGGCGTGAAGATGCCGCGCTGTCGGTGGTCATGGCCGCCAACGGTTACCCCGGCTACTATGGCAGGGGCTCCGAAATCAAGGGGCTAAAGAAGCTCGCGGGGCTTGAGGACGTCATGGTATTCCATGCCGGCACGGAGAAGCGCGATGGACGGATCCTTGCCAACGGCGGCCGGGTGCTTTGTGTGACGGCGCGGGGACGCACTGTGGCAGCGGCGCAGCGACGCGCTTACGAAGCTGTGGCGGAGATCGAGTGGCACGACGGATACTGCCGACGCGACATCGGCTGGCGCGCCATCGTCAGGTAA
- the folE gene encoding GTP cyclohydrolase I FolE, which produces METGPANFVAGGETAAREEAYVPEAEPQRSASAAVSREQAEEAVRTLVRWAGDDPDREGLIETPRRVVDSYREFFSGYDADPEEILRRTFEETDGYDEMILLRGIRFESHCEHHMAPIIGQAHVAYLPHLRVVGISKLARLVEVYARRLQIQEKMTAQIANNIEDILEPKGVAVVIEAAHQCMTTRGVHKPGVVMVTSRMLGAFREDAATRREFLAMIGQPTGGGVALS; this is translated from the coding sequence GTGGAAACGGGACCGGCGAATTTCGTAGCAGGAGGTGAGACGGCCGCAAGGGAGGAGGCTTATGTTCCAGAAGCGGAGCCCCAGAGGTCAGCGTCCGCTGCCGTTTCCCGCGAGCAAGCGGAAGAGGCGGTCCGAACGCTGGTTCGGTGGGCGGGAGACGATCCGGATCGGGAAGGCCTGATCGAAACGCCGCGGCGCGTGGTCGACTCATATCGGGAGTTTTTCAGTGGATACGATGCAGACCCGGAAGAAATCCTCCGGCGGACGTTTGAAGAGACTGACGGCTACGACGAGATGATTCTGCTTCGTGGGATCCGTTTCGAATCCCACTGCGAGCATCATATGGCGCCCATCATTGGACAAGCGCACGTCGCCTATCTGCCTCACCTTCGCGTCGTGGGCATCAGCAAGCTCGCGCGGCTGGTTGAAGTCTATGCACGGCGACTGCAGATCCAGGAGAAGATGACAGCGCAAATCGCCAACAATATTGAGGACATCCTCGAGCCCAAAGGCGTAGCCGTCGTTATCGAGGCTGCCCACCAATGCATGACGACTCGGGGCGTACACAAGCCGGGAGTGGTCATGGTGACCAGCCGGATGTTGGGGGCGTTCAGAGAAGACGCCGCCACGCGACGGGAGTTCCTCGCAATGATCGGCCAGCCCACGGGCGGGGGCGTCGCGCTGAGCTGA